CGTCTGGTCGCTGCCGGATCCGCAACAGTGGCAAGCGGAAACGACGGCCGCACTCGCGGGACTGGTGGATGCCGACTGGTCCGGCTCGTCGGTCGCGACGTTGATGACGCGCGTCGTCCGTCGCGAGACGCCAGACCTCCGGGCACTCGCGGCGACGGCCCGAGAAGCACTCGCCGCTGCGGCAAGCGAGCCGAAGCTGGAGAAGCTCAGCGAGATCGCTACCGCCTGGGCTGAGGTCGCACACGCCGTCGGAGCGGCTTTGCACGCTGATGATCTGCGCCAGGCGAAGGCGCGTTTCGCGAAGCCCACCGGCTCGCTGGCCGGTGGAAAGCGCGGCGAGCTTCGCGATCATCTGGTCGCTGCGACGAACGCGATTCGAGACGCGTTCAAGGCAGAGCCGCTGACCACGGTGCTGTCGTTCGACGACGACATCTGGCAGCGCGGCCTGCGGCTGAGCGTGCCGGCGACGCAGACGTTCGTCCGCCTGCTCGAAGCACTGCAACGCCGCTACGCCGCGGAGAAGCGTCGGCTGCGATCGCTCGATTTCAACGATCTGGAACACACAGCCCTCGATCTGCTCCGCACTCGCCCAGACGTGCAGGCCGACGTGCATCGGCGGTATCGGCACGTGCTGATCGACGAGGCACAGGACCTCAACGCCGTCCAGCACGAGCTGGTCAAGCTTCTCACGCCATCCACTGCGGAGGCGACGACGTTCGTCGTCGGCGACGTGAAGCAGAGCATCTACGGCTTTCGCCATGCCGAACCGAAGCGGTTCCTTGCGAGGCTGGCCGATGCGGATGGAGCGACGGTCGAGCGCGTCGACCTGCGCGAGAACTTCCGCAGCTGGCGGAGCGTCATCGATGCCGTCAACGCCGCGATGCACCGATTGATGAGCGACGAGGAAGCCGTCGATCTGCTGTACGACGAACGCCAGTCACTCGTCGCCGCGGGTGAGCAGACGGGCGACGAGCCCGGCGACATCGGCGGTCCGGCGGAAGTCGTCATCCTGCCGGCCGACCCGGAAACTGATGAGAACTCGGACGGTGACGACGACGACACGCCCGAGCAAGCGGAACGCGAGGCGGCCTACGTCGCGGGCCGCATCCAAACGTGGCTCGCCGAGAAGCGGCAGGTCCACACGTCCGACGGCCGCGTGCCGTTCGAGCCGCGGCATGCGGTGGTTCTGATGCGGTCGCCGAAGTTCGACGGTGCCCGATTCGCCTCGACCATGCGTCGGGCGGGCGTGCCTTGTCGCTCGGAGACGGGCGGCGACCTGCTGACGAGCCTGGAGGTGATGGACGTCTTGGCGGTGCTGCGGCTGATCGACAACCCGCGACGCGATCTCGAGCTGGCGACCTATCTCCGTTCTCCACTCGCCGGCCTGGCCGACGAAGTCGAGCCGGCGGACGTGCTCGGACGGATTCGCGCGGCCGATTCCGATGGCACGTTCGCCGAGGCCACCCGCGCCTTTGCAGACTCCGACGAGTCGGACGCGGAGTCGGTCGCGACGTCGCTGGCGACGCTGACCCGCTGGCAAGACGCCGCCGGTTGCAGCGCGGTCGGCGACCTGGTCCGTAGCATTCTCCGCGAGACGGCCTACCCGACGTATCTCGCCGGACGACCCGACGGCGAGCGTCGCCGGGCCAATCTGCAGGCACTCGTCCACCTCGCGGACACGTTCGATCAATCGCGTCGAGGCGCGGGCGTCGGCGAGTTCGTGTTGCACGTCGAGGCCCTCGCCGGCGTGGCCGAGCCTGTGTCTGCCGGGCAAAGCGACGACGCCGTGCGTGTCATGAGCATCCACGCGTCCAAGGGACTGGAGTTTCCCGTCGTCTTCCTCGTCGGGTGCGGCAAGCGGTTCAATCGGCGTTCACACGAGTCGCGTGTGCTGGTTCATCCGGAAGTCGGCATCGCCCTGCCCGCGTGCGAGCCGGAGCGACGAATCCGGTTCGCCTCGCCGCAGTCGTTCACGGCCAAGCGGCTCGTCCGGGCGTCGGGCCTCGCCGAGGAACTGCGGCTGCTTTATGTCGCGATGACGCGAGCCCGCAGCTTCCTCTGCTGCGTCGGCCATGCGAAAGACGTTCAGGCAGCTCTAACGGCGGGCGATCGATTCGCGCCGGTCGATCGACTGTCCGGGCGAGACGTGCTGGCGGGCGAGTCGTTTGCCACGTGGCTCCTCGCCGCGGCGGCGGGTCGGAGTGAGTTCGCCGTCATGACGCCCGATGCTGGCGACCTCGCGGGGCGTTCCGATGAGCGGAGGCAGGCTCTGTCGGACGAGCTGCTCGCCCGCCGATCGATCGAGCCTGACGCACCGCCCGACGAGCCGACGCGGCGTGTGCTCCGTCGGCTGTCGGTCGACCTTCGCGGGCGCACGGACTGGCGTCGTGCCTCCTCCCGGCCGATCGATCGCCTGTTATCGGAAGCCGGCCTCGCGTCGTACGATGCGCTGGTCGCCATCGCCCGCGGTGCCGAGGCTGGAACGGAAGAGCAGCAGTGGATGGCGTCACTCGACGTTCTGGCCGAGGCACGTGGTGCGTCGGACTGTCGGACCGACGTCCCGATCCTCCTCCCGACCGGCAAGGCCGGCGTCGTGCGTCGCGGGCGGGTCGCTGTGCTGTATCGCGACGTCAACCACGACGTTCGGCTGGTCGATATCGGCGAAGGCGACCTCGATGCCGCAACGCAGCGGGCGAGGCGACTGGCGGCTGCGGTGGCGCGGATCACCGGCCGGACGACGCACGCGACGTGCCTCGTCCCGACGCTGCGGCAGACCGCACACGCCGCTGTCAGCGTCGATCGGGCCACCTCCGGGCGACGACCGGCTTGACGGTTCGCCACCAGCGGGTATGACTGGCCAACCAAAGGCCGCACGGACGCAGCCGACGACGGGTTTTCGAGAGATCACGACGTGACACAACCCGCCCTCATCGCCGCTAAAGCCACCGGCCCTGCCGGCGAGGTCCCGTCGCGTGGGCCTGGTTTTCTCGCACAGAGCCTTGCGTGGCTGCGAAGTCTGCTCCGCCGCGACGATCGCCCCGTCGAGCTGATTGCCCTCGACCTCGACGGGACGCTGCTCGACAGCCAGAAGCGCATCGACGGGCCGACAGTTCGGTCGCTGCAGCTGCTGAAAGAGGTCGGCGTGAAGGTCGTCCTGGCCAGCGCTCGCCCGCCGCGGTCGTGCCGCAAGATTTACGAGGGCTTGGGGCTCGACACGTGGCAGATCAACTACAACGGGGCGCTCCTCTGGGACCCCAAGGGCAGGCGTCCCGTGAAGCACTGGCCGATGCCGGGCGAGCTGGTCTGGGAGATGGCGAGCCTTGCCCGCGAGGTCGTGCCGAACGTGCAGGTCGCTGCCGAGGTGGTCGACCGCTGGTACACCGACCGCCACGATCCGTACCGCACGACTGTCACCGGCCGGCTCTTTCGGCCCGACGTCGTCGCCCCGCTGTCGAGCTGGGCCAAGCAGAACACGACGAAGCTGATGTTCCTCGCCGAGCCACGCAAGGTGGCCCGCGTCCGCGAGGCCCTGCGTGCCCGATACGGCTACGTCGCCAAGGTCGTCCACGCCGATCCGGATCTCGTCCAGGTCATGAGCGACCAGGCCGGCAAAGACGTGGCCCTCAAGATGGTCTGCCGGCAGTATGGCATCGACCCGCGAAACGCGATGGCCGTTGGCGATGCGATCAACGACCTGGACATGCTCAAGAGTGCCGGCACGAGCGTCGTCGTCGCCAACGGCTGCGACGAGTGCAAGGCCGTCGCGTCCTGGATCGCCCCCAGCAACGATGAGGGCGGCGTCTACCAGGCCGTCCGCCGCTACGTTCCGGCCGTTCGGCCTTTGTTGGACGCGGCCTAGCGGCAAGGCTTTGCTGGATCAGGCGATCGCAGAAGTGAGTGGACGCGACGTTTGGTTTAGCTTTCGCTAAGCTGCTGCACCGACGGAGCGTCGCCGGACTCGCCGGCTTCCGCGTCGGCCACGGAGAAGTCCTTGTCCAACACCAAATCGCCCAAACGATCTCGCCCCGTCGTCCGCCGAGAGGTTAAGGCCGACAACAACCCGCTGCTGTTCGCGACCAAGTTCCTCAAGCACGGCACGCGAATCTCCAGCGTCGCCCCGAGCAGCCGACCGCTGGCCCGAGCACTCTGCCGCGACATCGACAAGACCAAGCCGCAGATCATCGTCGAACTCGGTGCCGGCACGGGGCCTGTGACGCAGATGATCGTCGAGCAGATGCACCCCGAGAGCACGCTCGTTGTCAGCGAGATCGACCCCGACTTCTGCGAAATCCTCCGCAAGCGGTTCCCACAGGCACGCGTCGTCGAGGGCGACGCCGGCCAGCTCTCGGAGCACCTGGGCGACCTGCCGCCGGTCGACGTCATCCTCTGTTGCCTCCCGACGCCCTCCCTGCCCGAGAAAGCCAAGGAAGGCGTGTTGAAGTGGATCGCTTCGCAGCCGCAGGCGACGTTCGCCCAGCTGACCGTGATTCCCTGGGTGTTCAAGCCGGTGTACAAGAAGATTTTCCACAAGGTCGACTTCGATCTCGTCGTCCGCAACATCCCACCGGGCGGCGTCTACCACTGCCGCCAGCCCCGCATGGCCGCAGCATCCTGACGCCGTAGCATTCAGCGACGCGCCCGTAGCTCAATTGGATAGAGCATCGGTCTTCGGAACCGAGGGTTGGGGGTTCGAGCCCCTCCGGGCGTGCTTCGTTGATGGGTTAGCCACCAGCGGATCAACGTCGACTCCATCACGACCATATCGGTGAGCGGTGAGCGGTGAGCGGTGAGCGCCAGTGAGCCTCTCTGGCTCGACTCAGTGAGTCCACTCAAGCTTGTAGCTTGTCCGAGTTGAGAACCGCTCATTCCCTCGACGCAGCTCTTCCCGCTCCCACATCCGATCTCTGCGACCAACGCACAACACGCTGCCAACGATCCAGCGATGACGCTCGCGGACGATCAGCGTTTCCTCGGTCGCGGCGGTCTCTCGCACCGACGCCCCAGCACGTTCGGTCGCTTCCACTTCGGCGTCTGCTACTACCCCGAACACTGGGACGACCGGACCCGACGCGACGACGCCAAACGCATGGCCGACGCGGGCATGAACGTCGTCCGTATGGCCGAGTTCGCCTGGTCGGTCATCGAGCCCAAACCCGGTAGCTTCACGTTCGCCTTCTTCGACGACGTCATCGGCGAGCTGGCCGATCACGGCATCGACACGATTCTCTGCACACCCACCGCCACGCCGCCACACTGGTTGTTGCGACGGCATCCGGACATGGTGCAGATCACGGCCTCGGGGCAACCGCTGATCCACGGGTCCCGGCAACACGCGTCGTACTTCCACAACGGCTTCCGCGCCGCAAGCCGAGAGATCACGCGAGCGATGGCCGAGCACTGGCGAAACCACACGTCGGTCATCGGCTGGCAAACCGACAACGAGTTCCACTGTCACTCCGGCACCGATTACTCCGAAGCCGCCGTCGCCGCGTGGCACGTTTGGCTGGGTGCGAAGTACGAAACGATCGATCGCCTCAACGCGACCTGGGGCACCGCCTTCTGGAATCAAACGTACGATGCCTTCGACAACGTCCCGCTGCCCAAGGCCGACGCCCCGACGTACGCGAATCCGGCCCATCATGCCGACTTCCTCCGCTTCCTCGGGGACGGCGTTTCTGACTTCCAGCGGGAGCAGGTGACGATCCTGCGAAAGACCAATCCCGGCTGGTGGATCACGCACAACGGCGTCTTCGAACCGCTCGACTATCGCGGCCAACTCACCGGCGACCTCGACGTCCTCGGGTACGACGTCTATTCGATGTTCCACACGCCCGAGCGGCGTGCCGCAAGACAGGCGTTCAACTGCGATCGCGTCCGCGGGTTCAGCGGCAACTTCATCGTCCCCGAACACCAGGCCGGGGCCGGCGGGCAGACGGAGTACATGCTCGAGCAGCCGATGCCCGGCGAGATGCGGCAGCAGGTCTACCGCACCATCGCGCGCGGTGCGGACAGCCTGCTCTTCTTCCGCTGGCGCTCGTGTCGCGTCGGGGCCGAGCAGTACTGGCTCGGCCTGGTCGATCACGACAACGTCGGCCGACGCAGGCTCGACGAAGCGACCCAGATCGGCAGCGAACTTCGCGAAATCGGTCCGAAACTTCTCGGCTCAACGGTCGCGATCGACTGTGCAATGGCAGAGTGCGACGCCGACGTCGCGATCGGCCACAACGCCTGCACGCTCGGGCTGCCGGAGCCCAAGTCGATCGCGTCGGACGTGCACGACGCGCTGCTGTCCGCTGGCCTGTCGCCCGGATGCGTCCATCCGAGCGACGACCTATCCGGCGTCGGGCTCTACATCATTCCGCATTGGGCGATTTTCGACACAGCGTGGGTCGAACAGCTGACGTCTTGGGTCCATCAGGGCGGCCGACTCGTCGTCGGAGCTCGAACAGCGACACGCGATCTGGCGAACAACATCGTGCCCGACACGCTGCCCGGCGTCCTGCGCGACCTCGCAGGCGTCACCATCTCCGACTACGGCCCGCTTCACAGCGAAGGCCGGCCTGTACACCTCGACAACGGCATCCGCGGCCAGCACTGGTTCGAGGCCATCGAGCCGGATGATGGCACCGACGTGCTGCACCGCTGGGACGCACGAGCACTCGGCAACCCGCCAGCCATCACGCGACGCACCGTCGGTGCCGGCTGGGTCAGCTACGTCGGCACGTATCTCACGCCAGAAGTGATCGGCACGCTGATGCCGACGTGGACGGCCGATTTCCCACGCCTCCGCCTGAGCGACCTTCCTGCCGACATCGAGTTCGTCCGCCGCGAACACCCAGACGGCAGCGTCATCGACTTCTTCTTCAACAATGCCGTCCGGGGCTCGATTGCGATTCCGGTCAGCGGCACTGCCCTTCTCGGCGAGACGGACGGCGCTCAAATGACGCTGCCACCATTCGGGGTCGGCGTCGTTATGAGCGAGATGCCGACCTCACGCTCGGCGTCACCACGACCAGACGCGGTGTGACCGTGCGTGTCGTCACCTCGAACTCGCCATTGCCTTTTGCTGCTTCGTTGTTTCGAGCGTCGAGCAGAGCCAGTGCCGTCGCGGCGATGCGGGCGTGTCGCTTGTCGACCGTGACGCTCGGTGCGCCTTCGTCGAACTGCCTTGTCGGAAACGTTCGCCAGTAGTTGTCGTAGCCCGTCACAAGCACATCGACGCCGGGCTCAAGGCCAATGCTCCGAAGGGCCGAGGTCGCCAGGCCGACCATCGTGTCGGAAGAGCAGATGACCGCATCGAGACCGCTTTTTGCCTGCGTCGCAAGCAGACGCTGCACGACCTTGGTGCCAGTGCGGAACCAGTCGTGCAGGTTTTGGTAGTCGGCCGGCGGGTGTCTGGCGATCACGCGCGCGGCTGGCGGAAGGCCTCGCTCTTCCATCGCTCTCGTGTGACCAACGGCTCTCTGGTCGATCCACCGCTTCTGTGTGGCGTGGCCGAAACGCTCGTAATCGTGCCACAGACGAACAAAGCGGTCACGTCCCTGGTCGAGCAGCCAACGCGTCACCGCGTAGCTGCCCGCGTCATGATCGGATCGAACGACATCGGCCCCGGCAATCGTCGAGCAGTCGGTCTGGATGACGACGGACAACCCAACCTCGCGCAGGCGTCGCACGAGCTCCGGACCGTCGGCATGATCGGCCGCATCTTCGGTCAGCACGGCACCGGCGACGGGCAGCTCGCGCAGCTCACGCTCAGGCCGACGCAACAGCAACGCAGGCCGCATGTGCAGGATCGGTCGATCGTGTCGGTATGCGTGCTCGAGGAACGCCTCGCCCACGTGGGACGGTCGGCCGCGGAACTGTTCGGGGTCGACGTTGTACGGAAGCACGCGGTGACGAACCAGCAGAATCGTCTGCTGCAAGAGCGGCGGCTTGCTCGCGCCAGCTTTCGCGTCATCCGCGTCAGGGCCCGAGACTAAGTCGCGTGCGGACTCGTTGATCGATCGCGTCCGTGGGCCGACGCGGCGCGTGACGTTGAGGCGATCGAGCTCCAGCAGTGCTTTCCGCACGGTGCGCCGTGAGACCCCAGTCAGCTCCTCCAGCCGGCGTTCGGAAGGCACCTTGCCGTCGACGCAGATGCCGTCGACGAAGAGCAACTCCGCCAGCCGGTCGATCGTGCCACGCAACTTTGCTGTTCCGCCAACACCAGGGAGCCTCTCCGGCGACTTGGCCTGCGATTTTCTCGATTCACGCCGCAACGGGCGAGGATAGCCCCGCACCGTCAAACCAGGCCTCGTAACCGCGGTCATTCAGACGCCCCGACGGACTTCACTTGTAACGGGACAAACAGAGCCGGGTTCTTGCTCTCGGCGATGCCTGGTGCGAGCTGGATGTATCCCTCGCGGAAGTCGCTGTCAGACTCGTTGACGAGGATGTTGAAGTTCAAACGATCGCCCAGCGCCTGGGCATTCCCGAGTGTCTCCAGGTCGAGGCCGAATCGATACTGCGTGGTTGTGTCGAGTCGCTTGATCGAGAGATCTCGCCAAGGCGACACCTCGCGGTCGACGCCTGCCGGCACGCCCCACGAGTACGTGATGGTCTCGCCGTCATCGCCCAACGCAACGCCGAGCTCCCAGAAGCCTCTGAGCTCTGGCAGCTCGATCCCCAGCTGGACCGAGTCGCCCTTCCACATCGACCTCGCACCGTTGGGCTGTCGGTTCTGGTCGTCGTTGACGTCGATGCGGAAGTCGAGCTTGCCTTCTTCGGCGGTGATCCAGACCTCGGCGCTCAGATCGTCCGGGCCGAGCCATCGGAAGGCGAAGGTCTCCGGGTCGACTTCGCTGTTGTTGACCACCTGATCGGCACGATTGAGCGTGAAGTCTGGCTCGCGCTGCGTGTCCGACACCGTGCCGACTGCGCGAGCCTTCAACACTGGAATGCTCGCGACCTGCCACGCGTCATCGGCGTTGAGTCGCCACTTCGCGTCAACGAAGCCGGCCGGTCCGCCGGCGATGTCGACGGCGTTGTTGAGTCGGACCGCCCGAGTGAACGATGCCGCGGCACCGGCCGAGACGCGCTCTTCAACGGTCTGTGGTTGGTCGCCGTCGAGCGTGACGCCTCCTCGGGCGGACCATTGCAGTTCGACGGACAACGCCTCGGGAAGCGGGTTGCTCACGGTGATCGCCGCGAGTGACGTCTGACCGTCGAGAAGCGTCAGACCCGGAGCCGCTTCGACGATCGGCTCGAAGTCGGCAGGCAGATCGCGTGCACCGTCGATCGCGATGAGCGTCGGCTCGTGGCCGACCCGAAGAATCACTGACTCGCCGATCGTCTTCAACTCTTTGGAGACGCCCATGAGATTGATCTCAGCGACCGACTCGGCACCTTCGGCATCCAGTGCGAGAATTGCCGGGGCGAGGGCCTGGTCTTGCGTCCAAACGACCAGCACGTAGTCATCGCTGCCGTCGCCCGTGAACACGCCGTCTCCACGAAAGGCATATCCGTAGCGACCGTCGCCAAGGTCGAGCGTGTGGCTGAACTCGCGACCACGCAGGTATCTCGCGACGGTGTTGTACGCGACCCACACCGGTCGCGGCGTGAAGTCTTCGTTGAACATGCGGAACCCGTACGCGGAGTTCTCGCGGTCGCGCTCGGGGACCCAGAGGCAGAACCAGTGGTAGCCCTTTGCTCCAAGCGCCCACGAGTAAGCGAGCTTCTTGGCGAGATCTTCGGCCATCGCGTACTCGCCAGGGCGATCGGTGTAGAGGCCGGTTTCGTTGAAGTAGAACGGCTTCTTCTCGCCACCTGCCGCTTCCCGTCGGGCGAGCAGCTGGTCGATGTCATTGACGAAGTGATGGAAGGGTCCGTGGCGGTGGTAGCCGAACCAGTCGTAGATGTCGGTGTGCTCGCCGAAGAGCATGTCGTACAGATCGAGCTTGGCGTGGCGATGCTCGATGGAAGCCATGCCGCCGCTGATGATGATCGCATCCGGATCGACGGCCTTGATTTCCTCGTAGGCGGCAGCGAGGAGCTCGACGTACTCCTCGCTCGTCCCCTTGAAAAAGCCAATGTCCGGCTCGTTCCAGATCTCGTAGAGCCGAATCCTGCCCTTGTACCGCTCGGCGACCGCGCGGACGAACGTCCGCCAATGTTGAACATCCGGCGGATAACGCCACTGGTGACCCATGTCGTTCTTCGCCTCGATGCGCTGCATCATTTCTGGCGTCTTTGTCCATTTCGCACCGCCAAAGCTGACCATGAGCTGCGGCTCCATGCCGTCGGCGATCGTCGCTTCGACGAGGCGATCAAGCGAGTCCCACCTGTACTTGCCCTGCTCAGGCTCCGTGCCACGCCACTCGGTGCCGAACCGGTTTGCCTCCACGCCGACGAGCCCTGCCGAGCGACTGATGAGCTTCACACGCTCAGGCGGCGACGACCACTCGCGGTGAAAGCCTGCCGTGCCGAAGACGAAGTGATCCGGCTCGATGCCAGGCGTCGGGCCGACGGGATCGAGCACCGCGTACGACGACATGCCCGTCGCGTGCCGACCATCGTCCAGCTCGACCCGCCAATGCGCGTAGAACACGCCGGGCGTCGCTGCGGACTCTGGACCGAAGTCGACGTCGACGCTTCCGCCGGCTGCGACGTCGACCGGTTGGCCGATGCCGAACTCGGGCATATCGCGGAATCGGTTCGTCACCGCCGTCGTGACCGTGGCCGAGATGTCGTTTGACGTGTGATTCTGCAGACCCACCCAGATGCCGCGCGTGTCTCCGGGTTCGAGGAAGTGCAGCGGATCGCCCGTCTCGACGTCGATGCCGATCATCTCGTCGATCGGCTGGAACATCGCAGCTCGGGCCTCGCGAAGCACGAACACGGTCGCGCTCTCCGACGCCGGCCGCTGGACGCGCATGTTGAAGAGCTTGAGTCCGCCGACCGGAGCGGGTTCCTGTCGGTGGAAGTCCCGTGGCGCTTCCCAACGAACGGTGTTCTTGCCGGCCGAGAGCTTTCGCGTGGCGAAGGTGAATCGCTCGCCTTCCTCGTCTTTGAAAGTGATCAGGACGGAACCCGTTTCGCCCTCCAGCAGATCGATGTCGACTTCGAACGATCGGAGGTGATCCAAGCGTTCGAACTCCCCGAGCTGGCGCGCCCAGACCTGCAAGGAGACGCTCTCGTCGGCAGGCCCTAGGTCGATGCGGAGACCGTCGTCGACCAGGGTTCTGCTGTATGAAGGCTTTGGCTTGTGGCGGTCGTGATCGACGATCCAGTCCTGCGTGGCATCGAAGTGCCAAACGGGCCGTACAGCCGACTCAGCAGCAGTTGTGACGCTCGCTCCCGCAAGCACTGCGGCGAATAGAAAGCAGAGCTGTCGACAAAGCATCGTAATCGAAGGGGATGAGGGCATGAGCAGTCGGACTACGAACGTCTTTATCGCTCGAGCATGCGATGGTGTCTGTACGCGGCGTCGAGTCGGAACGTGCCGCCAAGCTCACGGTGCCATCGGCACGTCGTAATCAAAGTCAGGCCGATTGACGGCCTCGCCGATCGAAGGGATCTCCTCGTACGGGCGGGTCTCCTGGTGCAGATCGAAGAAGAGCACGTTGTAAGTGCCGTTCGGATGTGAACGGTACGGCTTGCCGTGGAACTCCCACCACACCCGGAACGAGCCGGAGGGTCGCCCGAGCGTTCCGAACTCTTTGACGTTGGGGTTGTCGTTGAAGTTGTCCCCGATCATCGCAATTCGGCCGAGCGCGATCGAGGCGTCGAAGTTGTCGGGAAAGCGACCCCGAATC
The DNA window shown above is from Planctomycetota bacterium and carries:
- a CDS encoding methyltransferase domain-containing protein, whose protein sequence is MSNTKSPKRSRPVVRREVKADNNPLLFATKFLKHGTRISSVAPSSRPLARALCRDIDKTKPQIIVELGAGTGPVTQMIVEQMHPESTLVVSEIDPDFCEILRKRFPQARVVEGDAGQLSEHLGDLPPVDVILCCLPTPSLPEKAKEGVLKWIASQPQATFAQLTVIPWVFKPVYKKIFHKVDFDLVVRNIPPGGVYHCRQPRMAAAS
- a CDS encoding beta-galactosidase, coding for MTLADDQRFLGRGGLSHRRPSTFGRFHFGVCYYPEHWDDRTRRDDAKRMADAGMNVVRMAEFAWSVIEPKPGSFTFAFFDDVIGELADHGIDTILCTPTATPPHWLLRRHPDMVQITASGQPLIHGSRQHASYFHNGFRAASREITRAMAEHWRNHTSVIGWQTDNEFHCHSGTDYSEAAVAAWHVWLGAKYETIDRLNATWGTAFWNQTYDAFDNVPLPKADAPTYANPAHHADFLRFLGDGVSDFQREQVTILRKTNPGWWITHNGVFEPLDYRGQLTGDLDVLGYDVYSMFHTPERRAARQAFNCDRVRGFSGNFIVPEHQAGAGGQTEYMLEQPMPGEMRQQVYRTIARGADSLLFFRWRSCRVGAEQYWLGLVDHDNVGRRRLDEATQIGSELREIGPKLLGSTVAIDCAMAECDADVAIGHNACTLGLPEPKSIASDVHDALLSAGLSPGCVHPSDDLSGVGLYIIPHWAIFDTAWVEQLTSWVHQGGRLVVGARTATRDLANNIVPDTLPGVLRDLAGVTISDYGPLHSEGRPVHLDNGIRGQHWFEAIEPDDGTDVLHRWDARALGNPPAITRRTVGAGWVSYVGTYLTPEVIGTLMPTWTADFPRLRLSDLPADIEFVRREHPDGSVIDFFFNNAVRGSIAIPVSGTALLGETDGAQMTLPPFGVGVVMSEMPTSRSASPRPDAV
- a CDS encoding UvrD-helicase domain-containing protein codes for the protein VWSLPDPQQWQAETTAALAGLVDADWSGSSVATLMTRVVRRETPDLRALAATAREALAAAASEPKLEKLSEIATAWAEVAHAVGAALHADDLRQAKARFAKPTGSLAGGKRGELRDHLVAATNAIRDAFKAEPLTTVLSFDDDIWQRGLRLSVPATQTFVRLLEALQRRYAAEKRRLRSLDFNDLEHTALDLLRTRPDVQADVHRRYRHVLIDEAQDLNAVQHELVKLLTPSTAEATTFVVGDVKQSIYGFRHAEPKRFLARLADADGATVERVDLRENFRSWRSVIDAVNAAMHRLMSDEEAVDLLYDERQSLVAAGEQTGDEPGDIGGPAEVVILPADPETDENSDGDDDDTPEQAEREAAYVAGRIQTWLAEKRQVHTSDGRVPFEPRHAVVLMRSPKFDGARFASTMRRAGVPCRSETGGDLLTSLEVMDVLAVLRLIDNPRRDLELATYLRSPLAGLADEVEPADVLGRIRAADSDGTFAEATRAFADSDESDAESVATSLATLTRWQDAAGCSAVGDLVRSILRETAYPTYLAGRPDGERRRANLQALVHLADTFDQSRRGAGVGEFVLHVEALAGVAEPVSAGQSDDAVRVMSIHASKGLEFPVVFLVGCGKRFNRRSHESRVLVHPEVGIALPACEPERRIRFASPQSFTAKRLVRASGLAEELRLLYVAMTRARSFLCCVGHAKDVQAALTAGDRFAPVDRLSGRDVLAGESFATWLLAAAAGRSEFAVMTPDAGDLAGRSDERRQALSDELLARRSIEPDAPPDEPTRRVLRRLSVDLRGRTDWRRASSRPIDRLLSEAGLASYDALVAIARGAEAGTEEQQWMASLDVLAEARGASDCRTDVPILLPTGKAGVVRRGRVAVLYRDVNHDVRLVDIGEGDLDAATQRARRLAAAVARITGRTTHATCLVPTLRQTAHAAVSVDRATSGRRPA
- a CDS encoding Cof-type HAD-IIB family hydrolase, whose translation is MTQPALIAAKATGPAGEVPSRGPGFLAQSLAWLRSLLRRDDRPVELIALDLDGTLLDSQKRIDGPTVRSLQLLKEVGVKVVLASARPPRSCRKIYEGLGLDTWQINYNGALLWDPKGRRPVKHWPMPGELVWEMASLAREVVPNVQVAAEVVDRWYTDRHDPYRTTVTGRLFRPDVVAPLSSWAKQNTTKLMFLAEPRKVARVREALRARYGYVAKVVHADPDLVQVMSDQAGKDVALKMVCRQYGIDPRNAMAVGDAINDLDMLKSAGTSVVVANGCDECKAVASWIAPSNDEGGVYQAVRRYVPAVRPLLDAA
- a CDS encoding substrate-binding domain-containing protein — protein: MRGTIDRLAELLFVDGICVDGKVPSERRLEELTGVSRRTVRKALLELDRLNVTRRVGPRTRSINESARDLVSGPDADDAKAGASKPPLLQQTILLVRHRVLPYNVDPEQFRGRPSHVGEAFLEHAYRHDRPILHMRPALLLRRPERELRELPVAGAVLTEDAADHADGPELVRRLREVGLSVVIQTDCSTIAGADVVRSDHDAGSYAVTRWLLDQGRDRFVRLWHDYERFGHATQKRWIDQRAVGHTRAMEERGLPPAARVIARHPPADYQNLHDWFRTGTKVVQRLLATQAKSGLDAVICSSDTMVGLATSALRSIGLEPGVDVLVTGYDNYWRTFPTRQFDEGAPSVTVDKRHARIAATALALLDARNNEAAKGNGEFEVTTRTVTPRLVVVTPSVRSASRS